The sequence below is a genomic window from Salicibibacter cibarius.
TCTAATGATTGCAGGGTTTATTGGGTACCATAAACGAGATATAGAGGGATAATCATTGTATACTGGTGAAACCAAAAGAAGTAGATTAGTTGATCAGTGTCAATAAAGATGTACCGCAAATGAGATCAGATTGTGGAATAAGGCGATGGTGTAAAATAGGGATTTATAATTTGATGATAAGTTAAGCGGTAATGTTATGGAACAAAGCGCCTTGAAGCTTCTTAGCAGTACCAGCAATTTGAGTTAGATTCATTTATGTTATAAGACTTATAAGGTAAGGAGGTCAGCTAATGAAAGTACTTGTGTTGGGAGGGACCCACCATGTTGGACGCGCTGTTGTTGAAGCTGCATTAGTGCGTGGAGACAAGGTTACTACCCTTAACCGTGGAATAAGCGGAGTCCCAGTAGCTGGTGTAGAAGAAATTTTCGCTGATCGGATGAACCGGGATGCTGTCAGCAAGGCTATAGGCGACCGTACATGGGATGCTGTTATTGATACATGGGCATGGGAACCACGAGTGGTTCAGGACACAGTAGAACTGCTTGCTGATCGAGTTAACCATTATGGATATGTTTCGAGGCGGGGCGTGTATCAGTGGCCATGGCCATCTAATGCGGATGAAAATGCACCATTAGTCAATGGAAACCCATTTAGCGAAAACAGCGAAAATTATGCTGAAGCTAAGCGTGGTTGTGAAATATCAGTAATCAATACCTTTAAAGAGAATGCTCTTATTGCTCGTTCAGGGATGATACTTGGACCATACGAAGATGTAGGTCGAATCCCTTGGTGGATGCGACGTCTTGAGCGCAATGGAAGAGTACTAGCCCCAGGACCCGTTGATACTCCATTGCAATATATTGACGCTCATGATTTGGCATTATGGATGCTATCATGTGCTGAACGGGATGTTGGAGGAACCTTCAATGTAGCATGTGAACCCCATTTCACGACCGTTGGAGAGCTACTTTACACAATCAAAGATGTTATTGGAAGCGATACTGAACTCGTATGGGCAGATCCTGATTTGCTTGAACGTGAGGATTTTATGCTCGGTATGGAGTTTGGATTACGATACCCAGGACTGCCGAAACCTAGTGGATTGCATGACGATAATGTTACTGCTGCACATCAAGCTGGTCTTACCATTCGCCCTTTACGTAAAACTCTAGCAGAAACATGGAAATGGCTTTATGACGAAGGAAACCCCAAGCCGCGTCCCGATTCTCCTTCACTAGATTCATTGATTGATCCTGCTAAAGAGAAAATAGTAATTAACAAGATTACTCAATTCTAATAGAAAGCCTTTAATTGAATAACGACAGGAGAAGATTTTATTAAGTATGTAAGTTTAGTTTAGTAAGGGTAGATGAAACATTTGAAGAAGAAGTTATTTTAAATGTAAGAAATAAGGGTGTTCAGTAATGAATAATCATTGTCATGATATTAAACACCATTCACTTGAACGACGTGGTGAAAAAATTCACTATTGGTTGACTAAGCATCATAGTACAGCGTCCACGGTAATTTTAACTCATGGTGCTTCACTTGATCATCGTATGTTTGATACACAGGTGAAGGTTTTACACGATGCCGGATATCGAGTATTAACATGGGATGTTCGCGGGCATGGGTTATCGAAACCTCTAGGAGAGGAATTTACTGTACAGATCGTTGTGGAAGACTTAGAGGAAATCATTCATAAACATGAGTTAGATGAGATTATTCTCGTCGGGCATTCTTTTGGTGGTTATGTTTCGCAGATGCTGACATTTCTTCGGGCAGGAAAGGTAAGGGCGATGGCTGTCATTGGATGTATGGATATTATGGAAGTTCCCTCTTTTGGCATGCGTATAGCCTACCGGAACATGTCGCGTATTTTTCGCATGATACCGGAAAGTATCTTACGGAAAAGGTTTGCTGAAGGGATGGGAATAACAGAAGCTGTACAAAACTACGCACTGAACACAAACAAACAGTTAACGCGTGATGAATTTATTGAAGTTATGGATGTCGGTGTTCGTGCTATATATGAAGATCCTCTTTTTGGGAAGGAGTACTTCATTCAGAAGCCATTTTTGTTAACTCATGGTGAGAAAGATAGTGCGGAAAGAGGAACTTTTGTCAAAAAGGCTCCAGACTGGGCAAAGCGTGAACTGTATTGCCAGTATAAAGTGATTCCGAACGCAGGGCATAATGCGAATCAAGACAACCCAGATTATTTTAATGGTGTCTTGCTTAAATTCATTGAAAATTTAAATCACAATCAAAAGTAGGGTTAGACAAAGGAGATTTTTTTATGGACTACATTCTTGATTTCCATGATATTGATCGAACTAGTCTATCTATGGTGGGAGGAAAAGGGGCGAACCTTGGGGAACTAAGCCAAGCAGGTTTTTTGGTTCCCCCTGGATTTTGTGTGACCACTGCAGGATATAAGCGACTCATTCAAGGGAAGGAAGAATTGTATGATATGGTCCGACAGCTCGATCAATTATCAACAGATCAGTTCGAAGAGATACAACGGTTGGGGCAAAGCATCCGCGACTATATTCTAAATCTTGAAGTTCCCGAACCGTTATATTCAGCAATCATGATAGCATGGAAAAACACAGGGAAAGAACATACGTATGCTATTCGTTCCAGTGCTACAGCCGAAGACCTTCCCCATGCTTCATTCGCTGGTCAACAAGACTCTTTTCTCAATGTAAAGGGGGAGGAGCAACTATTCGAATCGATTCAAAAATGTTGGGCTTCGCTTTTCACTGATCGTGCCATTGTTTACCGTGCTCAAAACGGCTTTGATCATCGATCTGTGTTTTTGTCTATTGTTGTACAACGAATGATTCGTCCTGAGGTATCTGGCATTATGTTTACCGCTGACCCAGTTAGCGGGCATCGCCATACAGTTTCCATTGATGTAGGATTTGGCTTAGGGGAGGCACTGGTTTCTGGGGAGGTCACGGCAGACTTGTATAAGGTGCGAGATGGGCAGATCACCGATAAGAAAATAGCTAAAAAAGAAAAAGGGATTTTTCCTCTTCCTGGTGGTGGAACGGAAATGAAGCCATTGCCCGTGGAGCAACAAGATCAACCAGCCCTTAATGATGCAAGGGCTCTGGAACTTGCTAATCTTGGAAAACAGATCGAAGAACATTATGGAACCGAACAAGACATTGAATGGTCCCTTGAAGAGGGGCAGCTTTATATTTTGCAAAGCCGACCGATTACTTCACTTTTTCCCATCCCTGCATCCGATGACAACAAGTACCGTATTTATTTTTCCTTAGGCCATAAGCAAATGATGACGGATTATATGAAGCCTCTTGGCCTATCCCTTTTTCAAACATTAATACCATCGGTTAAAGAAGGGGGAGAAAATCTCCTTACAAATGCCGGCGGACGGTTATTTGTGAATTATTCTTATTTATTATATATGAAATCTGTACAGAAGCAACTCAAGCAAAAGACGTATATAGATCTTGATCTTCGAGCCCTTCAAAACGTTGTGTTAAGTGAGGAATTTGAAAAAAGAATTCCTAAACGAGGAAATAAAAAGAAAGTCGTCCAACTTTATATCAAACCTATATGGCGTATAATGGGGAAGGCCATACCTAGAACCATCGCAAGTATCTACTTTGAGAATCCAACATTGGTCTTACAACGCGCCTATGCTAATTTTCATGAAGACATTCATCGTTTTCAACAAAAGATGAAACAGTATGATCATGCCGAACGGATCCGTTTGATCAAGGAACACGCCAGACACGATTTATTCCAATCCCTTACTAACCCTGTAGCCTATACGTTTGTAGGAATGATAACATTCTCCCGTATTCAAAGGTGTGTCAAAAAATGGCTGGGAGAAGACGTAAATCCCGCCATTCATCAATCTCAACCGGGGAATATTACGAGTGAAATTGGAATGAAGATTGGTGATTTGGTGGAGGCAGCAAGACCGTATCCGGAAGTGGTGGAATACCTTCATAAAGCAAACGATGAAACGTTTGTTCAAGACTTAAAAAGTGTCGAAGGAGGGGAAGTTTTTCTCACATCCCTGCATTCATTTATGGCAAATTTCGGGATGCGGGCTTCAGGTGAGATTGATATTACCAGGGTTCGCTGGCATGAAGCACCGACCATGCTTGTGCCCTCTATTCTCAGTCATATGAGAAATAACGCCCCCAATGAACATCACGAAAAATTTGCACATGGAGAACAAGAAGCTCGTGAAACGATCCAGGCGTTGTTAGAGCGTGTAAAAACGCGAAGGAGTCCAAGAAAAGCTAAAAAGCTCTCCCGCCTCCTCACCGTTTATCGGCATACGGTAGGCATACGAGAACTGCCTAAGTATGTGATTGTTTGTTATTTTGACGTTTATCGAAGGGTGATTCTAGAAGAGGCAAAATATCTTGTTCAACGAGGAGACCTTTATCAAGAAACCGACATCTACTACCTGACGTTAGATGAATTGATTGTACTATTGGAAAAGGGTTCCGAAGAGACTGTATCATCAATCCCCGATCGGAAAAATCATGAAAAGCGTTACCGAACGCTCATGCCTCCTAGTGTGATGAGCAGCGATGGAGAAATCTTCTCAGCTGTAAATCAAGATCAAGAATCTGCAAATGTATTGGTAGGAACGCCAGTATCTGCAGGTGTTGTTGAAGGGACTGTTAAAGTGGTTCGAAGTTTGGAAGAAGGGGAATTGAATAAAGGAGATATTCTCGTCGCCCCTTATACAGATCCAGGATGGACACCTTTATTTTCTTCAGCAAAAGCCCTTATAACAGAGGTTGGAGGAACCATGACACACGGATCGGTCGTGGCCAGAGAAAATGGCATACCTGCTGTTGTCAGTGTAGAGAATGCAACGAAAATCTTAAAAGATGATCAAATGATCCGGGTGGACGGAACGGGAGGGTTTGTTGAAATATTAGATGATGAGATAGACAACGCTAAGTAATTGTAGCTTTGAAATAAAGTTTGAGCAATAATACCTCGCAAACCCGTATATTACCGTAAACAGAAAGAATCCATTTGGAAAAAAGATTTATCAAAATGGATTCTTTCTTTGTGCTGTAGTGTTCAATTTTTATAAAAAAGTTTGATCACTTTCTGATGATGATATTCAGCAAAAGCTTCGATTCTTGAATAGGATAACTCGTATTAGCTGGTTTTGCTGGGGATCACCTTTTAAGTAATTCATCGCAACATTTCTGGTTTGTTCATCTGGATCGTCATATAATAGTTGTTCGGTGAACTCCCATATATCTTCTAGCCTTCTTCTTTCATGATAAAATTTTAAGGTATCAGGATTGACCGAAAAGTTCGGGTAAGTATTCAGATAAACACATAAAAATACATTGAAATAAGATATTTTTGCACGTCCCCCCGAAATAG
It includes:
- a CDS encoding NAD-dependent epimerase/dehydratase family protein encodes the protein MKVLVLGGTHHVGRAVVEAALVRGDKVTTLNRGISGVPVAGVEEIFADRMNRDAVSKAIGDRTWDAVIDTWAWEPRVVQDTVELLADRVNHYGYVSRRGVYQWPWPSNADENAPLVNGNPFSENSENYAEAKRGCEISVINTFKENALIARSGMILGPYEDVGRIPWWMRRLERNGRVLAPGPVDTPLQYIDAHDLALWMLSCAERDVGGTFNVACEPHFTTVGELLYTIKDVIGSDTELVWADPDLLEREDFMLGMEFGLRYPGLPKPSGLHDDNVTAAHQAGLTIRPLRKTLAETWKWLYDEGNPKPRPDSPSLDSLIDPAKEKIVINKITQF
- a CDS encoding alpha/beta fold hydrolase, producing the protein MNNHCHDIKHHSLERRGEKIHYWLTKHHSTASTVILTHGASLDHRMFDTQVKVLHDAGYRVLTWDVRGHGLSKPLGEEFTVQIVVEDLEEIIHKHELDEIILVGHSFGGYVSQMLTFLRAGKVRAMAVIGCMDIMEVPSFGMRIAYRNMSRIFRMIPESILRKRFAEGMGITEAVQNYALNTNKQLTRDEFIEVMDVGVRAIYEDPLFGKEYFIQKPFLLTHGEKDSAERGTFVKKAPDWAKRELYCQYKVIPNAGHNANQDNPDYFNGVLLKFIENLNHNQK
- a CDS encoding phosphoenolpyruvate synthase, producing MDYILDFHDIDRTSLSMVGGKGANLGELSQAGFLVPPGFCVTTAGYKRLIQGKEELYDMVRQLDQLSTDQFEEIQRLGQSIRDYILNLEVPEPLYSAIMIAWKNTGKEHTYAIRSSATAEDLPHASFAGQQDSFLNVKGEEQLFESIQKCWASLFTDRAIVYRAQNGFDHRSVFLSIVVQRMIRPEVSGIMFTADPVSGHRHTVSIDVGFGLGEALVSGEVTADLYKVRDGQITDKKIAKKEKGIFPLPGGGTEMKPLPVEQQDQPALNDARALELANLGKQIEEHYGTEQDIEWSLEEGQLYILQSRPITSLFPIPASDDNKYRIYFSLGHKQMMTDYMKPLGLSLFQTLIPSVKEGGENLLTNAGGRLFVNYSYLLYMKSVQKQLKQKTYIDLDLRALQNVVLSEEFEKRIPKRGNKKKVVQLYIKPIWRIMGKAIPRTIASIYFENPTLVLQRAYANFHEDIHRFQQKMKQYDHAERIRLIKEHARHDLFQSLTNPVAYTFVGMITFSRIQRCVKKWLGEDVNPAIHQSQPGNITSEIGMKIGDLVEAARPYPEVVEYLHKANDETFVQDLKSVEGGEVFLTSLHSFMANFGMRASGEIDITRVRWHEAPTMLVPSILSHMRNNAPNEHHEKFAHGEQEARETIQALLERVKTRRSPRKAKKLSRLLTVYRHTVGIRELPKYVIVCYFDVYRRVILEEAKYLVQRGDLYQETDIYYLTLDELIVLLEKGSEETVSSIPDRKNHEKRYRTLMPPSVMSSDGEIFSAVNQDQESANVLVGTPVSAGVVEGTVKVVRSLEEGELNKGDILVAPYTDPGWTPLFSSAKALITEVGGTMTHGSVVARENGIPAVVSVENATKILKDDQMIRVDGTGGFVEILDDEIDNAK